Proteins from a single region of Cydia amplana chromosome 17, ilCydAmpl1.1, whole genome shotgun sequence:
- the LOC134655610 gene encoding ADP-ribosylation factor-like protein 2: MGFLTILKKLRQKEKEMRILMLGLDNAGKTTILKRFNGEPIDTISPTLGFNIKTLEHRGYKLNIWDVGGQKSLRSYWKNYFESTDGVAWVVDSADTRRLEACAKELRTLLQEERLAGATLLVLANKADLPGALTLQEIREALDLDSIKSHHWRIVRCSAVTGENLLEGIDWMLDDIASRIFSLD, from the exons ATGGGTTTCCTTACAATATTGAAGAAGCTTCGACAGAAGGAGAAAGAAATGCGAATACTTATGTT AGGACTGGACAACGCGGGTAAGACGACGATCCTGAAGCGGTTCAACGGGGAGCCGATCGACACGATCTCGCCGACGCTGGGGTTCAACATCAAGACGCTGGAGCACCGCGGGTACAAGCTCAACATCTGGGACGTCGGCGGGCAGAAGTCGCTCAG ATCCTACTGGAAGAACTACTTTGAGAGCACAGACGGCGTGGCCTGGGTAGTTGACAGCGCAGACACGAGGCGACTGGAGGCCTGCGCGAAGGAGCTACGTACGCTGCTGCAGGAGGAACGTCTCGCCGGAGCAACATTGCTTGTGCTGGCAAACAAGGCTGACCTTCCGGGAGCACTCACCTTGCAGGAGATCAGAGAG GCCCTCGACCTGGACAGCATCAAGTCCCACCACTGGCGGATCGTGCGCTGCTCGGCTGTCACCGGCGAGAACCTTCTCGAGGGCATAGATTGGATGCTGGATGACATAGCGTCGAGGATATTTTCACTAGACTAG
- the LOC134656024 gene encoding pinin produces MGTEVALSFTALRAQLESERSSLYKIDENIKKIVQTTGRFSNDRFNNSSSDYLKGGPRLGGRNSFPDFRQNDDSFGKRKQETKTVFSRLSARTAGSDDEESGGKRPRVISQVSRELPTRAAVLRAQGGDEQARTRNRRIFGSLLGTLQKFKQEEIVLQTKEDKKAQVERKIEEQARVQKEKEQKERKTLFAEREHKKATIKALEAKMARVQEFEKWEGSQKSLGNFILTRAKPHVYWIPKKMTDKASEKLNSSRKYHEKCMVKKRAELQEELQRIEQRCLRARAPRAKENEPGAPGAPGAGSKRDKFASDAAREDKDDSDAEEHQETRDEQNEEPQGNGDAVMKEEPVTEESKLDTTEQNTTVKAEEKRDDSHMSVDSDLFLRRSVEAPPEATEES; encoded by the exons ATGGGGACAGAAGTAGCATTATCGTTCACGGCACTTCGTGCTCAGTTAGAATCGGAACGGAGCAGCTTGTACAAAATAGATGAAAACATCAAAAAGATAGTGCAAACGACGGGTCGATTCTCTAACGATAG gtttaATAACTCATCTAGTGACTACTTAAAAGGTGGACCGCGTTTAGGGGGTCGAAATTCATTCCCTGACTTTAGGCAAAATGATGATTCTTTCGGAAAGAGAAAACAAGAGACCAAAACAGTTTTTAGCAG ATTATCAGCACGCACAGCAGGCAGTGATGATGAAGAGTCTGGAGGCAAACGTCCGCGCGTCATCTCTCAAGTGTCTCGCGAGCTGCCAACGCGTGCGGCCGTACTGCGCGCGCAGGGCGGCGACGAGCAGGCGCGCACGCGCAACAGGCGGATCTTTGGCTCGCTGCTTGGGACGCTGCAGAAATTTAAACAGGAGGAGATAGTGCTGCAAACTAAG GAAGATAAAAAGGCACAAGTAGAAAGAAAGATAGAAGAGCAAGCTCGTGTACAGAAAGAAAAGGAACAGAAGGAAAGAAAGACCCTCTTTGCCGAGAGAGAACACAAAAAGGCCACAATCAAAGCTCTGGAAGCCAAGATGGCACGAGTCCAAGAGTTTGAGAAATGGGAGGGGTCCCAGAAGAGCCTGGGCAACTTTATACTGACTCGTGCCAAGCCGCATGTGTACTGGATACCAAAGAAGATGACCGACAAGGCCTCAGAGAAGCTGAACTCCAGTAGAAAGTATCATGAAA AGTGCATGGTAAAGAAACGCGCGGAACTGCAAGAGGAGCTGCAACGGATAGAGCAGCGCTGCCTGCGCGCGCGCGCGCCCCGGGCCAAGGAGAACGAGCCCGGGGCTCCCGGGGCTCCCGGGGCCGGCAGCAAGCGGGACAAGTTCGCCAGCGACGCCGCCCGCGAGGACAAGGACGACAGCGACGCGGAGGAACACCAGGAGACCCGTGACGAGCAGAACGAAGAGCCGCAGGGCAATGGAGATGCGGTGATGAAAGAGGAGCCGG TTACAGAAGAAAGTAAATTGGACACGACAGAACAGAATACAACAGTGAAAGCCGAAGAGAAACGAGACGATTCCCATATGTCTGTGGACAGTGACCTATTTCTACGGCGAAGTGTGGAAGCCCCGCCCGAGGCCACGGAAGAGTCCTGA